A portion of the Mesobacillus sp. AQ2 genome contains these proteins:
- a CDS encoding CsxC family protein, with product MTNDHKGKHGCVNVNQSASRSECVNVPTPGLVPSANVPVTLADITVSDHLVADIHFPDPVLEIKDIKKRVKIVQCRLLIGPTSDAATGIPLFIKGFIRKNIQYATPCPHSSSDCVASEMRSLTVDVPFECVTVITDFLTPPVNPVVNTRAEFDFFRAQNLGHGFPEKDQLLSSDLSQFHQVSTQNYNQIPFCELVSSSIVQWDEAIDRQPLTPHHSPFEEGTFHKIVEKTFLQFRVRVLQNQQVALNGNGDDNGNG from the coding sequence ATGACTAATGACCATAAAGGTAAGCATGGATGTGTAAATGTAAATCAGTCTGCATCCAGAAGTGAGTGTGTCAACGTACCTACACCGGGTTTAGTGCCTTCTGCCAATGTTCCAGTAACTTTAGCAGATATTACAGTTTCAGATCATCTGGTTGCCGATATCCATTTTCCGGATCCGGTCTTGGAAATCAAGGACATTAAGAAGAGAGTAAAAATCGTACAGTGCAGATTGCTTATAGGACCTACTTCAGACGCTGCAACAGGAATTCCATTATTCATCAAAGGGTTCATTCGCAAGAATATTCAGTACGCAACACCATGTCCTCATTCATCAAGTGACTGTGTAGCGTCAGAAATGCGATCTCTTACTGTAGACGTACCGTTTGAGTGTGTAACGGTTATCACTGATTTCCTGACTCCCCCAGTAAATCCAGTTGTTAATACTCGTGCAGAATTCGATTTCTTCAGGGCACAGAACCTGGGACATGGATTTCCAGAAAAGGATCAGTTGCTATCCAGCGACTTATCACAATTCCATCAAGTGAGTACTCAAAACTACAATCAGATTCCATTCTGCGAACTGGTATCCAGCAGCATCGTTCAATGGGACGAAGCTATCGACCGTCAACCTTTAACACCACATCATTCACCATTTGAAGAAGGCACCTTCCACAAGATTGTGGAAAAAACTTTCCTTCAATTCCGTGTGAGAGTTTTACAGAACCAGCAAGTTGCCTTGAATGGAAATGGCGACGACAATGGTAATGGCTAA